A window of Tripterygium wilfordii isolate XIE 37 chromosome 7, ASM1340144v1, whole genome shotgun sequence contains these coding sequences:
- the LOC120002706 gene encoding pollen-specific leucine-rich repeat extensin-like protein 1 gives MDDQEEDNPSPFWLQNTSPRHCLRRRDSFSLIFNSGFILIFLLAIAFLLIFVIVPSFLSFTAKIVKPHLVKRSWDSLNLVLVLFAIVCAFLSKTSNSNTSSGSGRTNDNHFAASSSSSSYYGDRNIYSQTKNEAQKSNPSTPQSNDRWYDFPDRTAYNKLNRLRSGRSYPDLRQESSWVTGDERWRFYDDTFVSQRSDQWLPESQEVRDNRTGSTKEVEVDNSASITRQKEVSLPPRTSPRPAPEPLPPPPLAPAVATQSSQQQPPQSSQALLSKAVRRKAKRRHTEEDNGGEGGSKNMDAEVKNVIYRPQPSPAAPPSPPPPPPVFSTSGKKRGKDLLISLRRRKKKQRQKSVENLESLFDPQPHNLYSQPPPSAPPPPPPPPPAFLQGLFSSKKGKAKKVHSVSAASPPPPPPPPARVSRNVYHSAQSLEASALSPTKAQSAQAAAHKAPKPVKTSISNSAADDNVDSGNASPLIPIPPPPPPPPFKMPVWRYVVEGDYVRLKSISRSASPELEDPSDKESSPSAMDGTSSPLFCPSPDVNTKADNFIARFKETLRLEKAKSINDRRRSNLGPETTQGPAKEGPS, from the coding sequence ATGGATGATCAAGAGGAAGACAATCCCTCACCATTTTGGCTCCAAAACACCAGTCCCCGCCACTGCCTCCGCCGCCGCGACTCCTTTTCTTTAATATTCAATTCcggtttcattctcatcttcttaTTAGCCATTGCGTTTCTTCTTATCTTCGTTATCGTTCCTTCCTTTCTCTCCTTTACTGCTAAGATTGTTAAACCGCATTTGGTCAAGAGAAGTTGGGATTCATTGAATCTAGTTCTAGTACTTTTTGCGATTGTCTGTGCGTTTCTCAGCAAAACCAGTAACAGCAACACCAGCAGCGGCAGCGGCAGAACCAATGATAACCATTTTGCagcttcaagttcaagttcaagttATTATGGAGATCGGAACATCTATAGCCAAACCAAAAACGAGGCTCAGAAATCGAATCCATCAACGCCACAAAGTAATGATCGTTGGTACGATTTTCCAGATCGAACGGCTTATAACAAGTTGAACAGACTAAGAAGCGGCCGCTCGTACCCAGATCTACGGCAGGAATCGTCCTGGGTTACCGGTGATGAACGGTGGCGATTCTATGATGATACCTTTGTCAGTCAAAGATCTGATCAATGGCTGCCCGAGTCTCAAGAAGTCAGAGATAATCGCACCGGGAGTACTAAGGAGGTTGAGGTGGACAATTCGGCGAGTATTACTCGTCAGAAGGAAGTTTCACTACCTCCAAGAACATCTCCGCGGCCGGCGCCTGAACCGTTACCTCCACCCCCACTAGCTCCAGCTGTTGCTACACAGTCGTCCCAGCAGCAGCCACCACAATCGAGCCAAGCTCTGCTGTCTAAGGCGGTGAGGAGGAAAGCAAAGAGGAGACATACTGAAGAAGATAATGGAGGTGAAGGAGGAAGTAAGAACATGGATGCGGAAGTAAAGAATGTGATCTATCGACCACAGCCATCACCGGCTGCACCTCCATCGCCACCGCCTCCTCCGCCGGTGTTTAGCACGAGTGGGAAGAAGAGAGGCAAGGATTTACTGATTTCActtagaagaagaaagaagaagcagaGACAAAAGAGTGTTGAGAATCTTGAGAGTCTATTCGATCCTCAACCTCACAATTTGTATTCGCAACCACCACCATCAGCGCCGCCACCTCCGCCGCCACCTCCACCAGCATTCTTGCAAGGTCTATTCTCTTCAAAGAAAGGTAAAGCCAAGAAAGTTCATTCTGTCTCAGCAGCATCACCTCCTCCTCCGCCACCTCCGCCGGCGCGTGTATCAAGGAATGTGTATCATTCGGCACAATCGCTCGAAGCGAGCGCGTTGAGTCCTACGAAGGCCCAAAGCGCACAAGCCGCGGCCCATAAGGCTCCAAAACCTGTGAAGACGAGCATCTCTAATTCTGCGGCAGACGATAATGTAGATAGTGGAAATGCATCGCCATTGATTCCGATTCCCCCGCCACCGCCTCCTCCGCCGTTCAAAATGCCAGTGTGGAGGTATGTGGTGGAAGGTGACTATGTTAGACTAAAGAGCATATCACGCAGTGCGTCACCGGAGTTGGAAGATCCATCGGATAAGGAGTCGAGTCCATCTGCAATGGACGGGACATCGTCGCCGTTATTCTGTCCAAGCCCGGACGTGAACACCAAAGCTGATAACTTCATTGCAAGGTTTAAAGAAACTCTCAGGCTAGAGAAGGCGAAATCGATCAATGACAGAAGGAGGTCAAATCTTGGCCCAGAAACAACTCAAGGCCCAGCAAAAGAAGGCCCAAGTTAG